Proteins from a single region of Streptomyces spinoverrucosus:
- the ectB gene encoding diaminobutyrate--2-oxoglutarate transaminase: MTITQPDLSVFETLESEVRSYCRGWPTVFDRARGSRMHDEDGHEYLDFFAGAGSLNYGHNNPVLKRALLDYLERDGVTHGLDMSTTAKRAFLQTFQDLVLRPRDLPYKVMFPGPTGTNAVESALKLARKVKGREAIVSFTNAFHGMSLGSLAVTGNAFKRAGAGIPLVHGTPMPFDHYLDGKVPDFLWFERLLEDQGSGLNKPAAVIVETVQGEGGINVARPEWLRALAELCERQDMLLIVDDIQMGCGRTGAFFSFEEAGITPDIVTVSKSISGYGLPMSLCLFKPELDVWEPGEHNGTFRGNNPAFVTATAALETYWTDGSAMEKQTRARGEQVEQALIAITEENLADVKEYRGRGLVWGLEFHDKERADRVARRAFELGLLIETSGPESEVVKLLPALTITPEELDEGLRVLARAVRETSPATV, encoded by the coding sequence GTGACCATCACCCAGCCCGACCTCAGCGTCTTCGAAACCCTGGAGTCCGAGGTGCGCAGCTACTGCCGCGGCTGGCCCACCGTCTTCGACCGTGCGCGCGGCAGCCGTATGCACGACGAGGACGGCCACGAGTACCTCGACTTCTTCGCCGGCGCCGGCTCCCTCAACTACGGACACAACAACCCCGTCCTGAAACGGGCCCTGCTCGACTATCTGGAGCGGGACGGCGTCACCCACGGTCTCGACATGTCGACCACCGCCAAGCGCGCCTTCCTGCAGACCTTCCAGGACCTGGTGCTGCGGCCGCGCGACCTGCCGTACAAGGTCATGTTCCCGGGGCCGACCGGCACCAACGCCGTGGAGTCCGCGCTGAAGCTGGCGCGGAAGGTGAAGGGCCGCGAGGCCATCGTGTCGTTCACCAACGCCTTCCACGGTATGTCCCTGGGCTCCCTCGCCGTGACCGGCAACGCCTTCAAACGCGCCGGCGCCGGCATCCCCCTCGTCCACGGCACGCCCATGCCCTTCGACCACTACCTCGACGGCAAGGTCCCCGACTTCCTGTGGTTCGAGCGACTCCTGGAGGACCAGGGCTCCGGCCTCAACAAGCCCGCCGCCGTGATCGTCGAAACCGTCCAGGGCGAGGGCGGCATCAACGTCGCCCGACCCGAATGGCTGCGCGCGCTCGCCGAACTGTGCGAGCGCCAGGACATGCTGCTCATCGTCGACGACATCCAGATGGGCTGCGGCCGCACCGGCGCCTTCTTCTCCTTCGAGGAAGCAGGCATCACCCCCGACATCGTCACCGTCTCCAAGTCCATCAGCGGCTACGGACTGCCCATGTCGCTCTGCCTGTTCAAGCCCGAACTGGACGTCTGGGAGCCGGGCGAGCACAACGGCACCTTCCGCGGCAACAACCCCGCCTTCGTCACCGCCACCGCCGCCCTGGAAACGTACTGGACCGACGGCTCGGCGATGGAGAAGCAGACCCGTGCGCGCGGCGAGCAGGTCGAGCAGGCGCTGATCGCCATCACCGAGGAGAACCTCGCCGACGTCAAGGAGTACCGGGGCCGCGGCCTGGTGTGGGGCCTGGAGTTCCACGACAAGGAGCGGGCCGACCGGGTCGCCCGGCGCGCCTTCGAACTGGGGCTGCTCATCGAGACGTCCGGCCCCGAGAGCGAGGTCGTCAAGCTGCTGCCCGCGCTGACCATCACGCCGGAGGAGCTCGACGAGGGCCTGCGCGTCCTCGCCCGCGCGGTACGGGAGACCTCCCCGGCCACCGTCTGA
- the ectA gene encoding diaminobutyrate acetyltransferase — MTAAQADLHIDRPAVADGAAFWRLAKESGTLDLNSAYSYLLWCRDFAGTSAVARTADGEAVGFVTGYLRPGRPETLLVWQVAVDSAHRGRGLAARMLDGLTARIAAEHRLTSVETTITPGNTASERLFTSYAARHGARVEREVVFGTELFPDGPHDPEVLYRIGPLTRLPQTSG; from the coding sequence ATGACTGCCGCACAAGCAGACCTGCACATCGATCGCCCGGCGGTGGCCGACGGGGCCGCTTTCTGGCGTCTGGCCAAGGAATCCGGAACCCTCGACCTGAACTCCGCGTACAGCTATCTGCTGTGGTGCCGCGACTTCGCCGGTACGTCGGCCGTGGCACGGACGGCCGACGGCGAGGCCGTCGGGTTCGTCACCGGGTACCTGCGGCCGGGCCGCCCGGAGACCCTGCTCGTCTGGCAGGTGGCCGTCGACTCCGCGCACCGCGGACGCGGGCTAGCGGCACGCATGCTCGACGGACTGACCGCCCGGATCGCCGCCGAGCACCGGCTGACCTCCGTCGAGACCACGATCACGCCGGGCAACACCGCCTCCGAGCGGCTGTTCACCTCGTACGCCGCGCGCCACGGCGCCCGCGTCGAGCGCGAGGTGGTGTTCGGCACGGAACTGTTCCCGGACGGGCCGCACGACCCCGAAGTCCTCTACCGCATCGGTCCGCTGACCCGCCTGCCGCAGACGTCGGGCTGA
- a CDS encoding pyridoxal-phosphate-dependent aminotransferase family protein, protein MTHPFLDLAPLSAAHFASIEDRVARLLDTRQDVVIMQGEALLPLEGAIRATAGPGTVALNVITGPYGQTFGDWLRDCGATVYDLAVPYHTAVTAAQIREAFAEHPEIDFVSLVHAEAATGNTNPVAEIGAVVREQGALFYLDAVASVGAEPVLPDAWGVDLCVIGAQKAMGGPAGVSAVSVSERAWARMAANPHAPRRSYLSLLDWKERWVDAGRKALLHAPAQLEMLALQACVERIEAEGLRTVMSRHASAAAATRAGALALGGGLEPYVHEAAEAAPVATTLRAPSGVVASELVARALASDPTLPLAAGGGALAKEMIRVNHYGPDATPGTVQASLAALGAALSEKGLPTNLEACRRAAKGAWR, encoded by the coding sequence GTGACCCATCCCTTCCTGGATCTCGCCCCGCTGAGCGCCGCGCACTTCGCCTCCATCGAGGACCGGGTGGCCCGGCTGCTGGACACCCGGCAGGACGTCGTGATCATGCAGGGCGAGGCGCTGCTGCCGCTGGAGGGCGCGATCCGGGCCACCGCGGGTCCGGGGACGGTGGCGCTGAACGTGATCACGGGCCCGTACGGGCAGACCTTCGGCGACTGGCTGCGGGACTGCGGGGCGACGGTGTACGACCTGGCGGTGCCGTACCACACGGCGGTCACGGCGGCGCAGATCCGGGAGGCCTTCGCCGAGCACCCGGAGATCGACTTCGTGTCGCTGGTGCACGCGGAGGCGGCGACCGGCAACACCAATCCGGTCGCGGAGATCGGTGCGGTGGTACGGGAGCAGGGTGCCCTCTTCTACCTGGACGCCGTCGCGTCCGTGGGCGCCGAGCCGGTGCTGCCGGACGCGTGGGGTGTGGACCTGTGCGTGATCGGGGCGCAGAAGGCGATGGGCGGGCCCGCCGGGGTGTCGGCGGTGTCGGTGAGCGAGCGGGCGTGGGCCCGGATGGCGGCGAACCCGCACGCGCCGCGCCGCTCCTACCTCTCCCTGCTGGACTGGAAGGAGCGCTGGGTCGACGCGGGCCGCAAGGCCCTGCTGCACGCGCCCGCCCAGCTGGAGATGCTGGCGCTTCAGGCGTGCGTCGAGCGCATCGAGGCGGAGGGGCTTCGGACGGTGATGTCCCGGCACGCGTCCGCCGCGGCGGCGACCCGCGCGGGCGCGCTCGCGCTGGGCGGCGGCCTGGAGCCGTACGTCCACGAGGCGGCGGAGGCGGCTCCGGTGGCGACGACCCTGCGGGCGCCGTCCGGCGTCGTGGCCTCGGAGCTGGTCGCGCGAGCCCTGGCCTCCGACCCCACCCTCCCCCTGGCGGCGGGCGGCGGCGCCCTGGCCAAGGAGATGATCCGCGTCAACCACTACGGCCCGGACGCGACCCCGGGCACGGTCCAGGCAAGCCTGGCGGCACTGGGGGCGGCCCTGTCGGAGAAGGGCCTGCCCACGAATCTGGAGGCGTGCCGCCGGGCGGCAAAGGGAGCCTGGCGGTAG
- a CDS encoding basic amino acid ABC transporter substrate-binding protein produces the protein MNTVLGRRARMLAAITATAGLALVAGCASDGDGGGGTKTAAGGVELVKAGQLTTCTHLPYPPFQSEIDGKVQGFDVSLVDLVAEDLGVRQQIVDQPFENFKTGGSLNAGQCDLAAAGMTITEERKKNVDFSDPYFEATQAVLVDKKSGITSFADLKGKKVGAQAQTTGEDYAKSQGLDPVSFESSDAVINGLRTGQVEAVVIDYPVVQGWLKDKANADAFQVAEQVNTGEQYGFTVKKGNTKLLAAVNKAIADAKADGTYKKLYEQWIGPYEESAASPSPTAS, from the coding sequence GTGAACACGGTCCTCGGGCGCCGGGCCCGCATGCTGGCCGCCATCACCGCGACGGCCGGGCTGGCGCTGGTCGCCGGCTGCGCCTCGGACGGTGACGGCGGTGGTGGTACGAAGACCGCCGCCGGCGGGGTCGAACTCGTCAAGGCCGGTCAGCTCACCACCTGCACCCACCTGCCGTACCCGCCGTTCCAGTCGGAGATCGACGGCAAGGTGCAGGGCTTCGACGTCTCCCTCGTCGACCTGGTCGCCGAGGACCTCGGGGTGCGGCAGCAGATCGTCGACCAGCCGTTCGAGAACTTCAAGACCGGCGGCTCCCTCAACGCCGGCCAGTGCGACCTGGCCGCCGCCGGCATGACCATCACCGAGGAGCGCAAGAAGAACGTCGACTTCTCCGACCCGTACTTCGAGGCCACCCAGGCCGTGCTGGTCGACAAGAAGAGCGGCATCACGTCCTTCGCGGACCTCAAGGGCAAGAAGGTCGGCGCCCAGGCGCAGACCACCGGTGAGGACTACGCCAAGAGCCAGGGCCTGGACCCGGTCTCCTTCGAGTCCTCCGACGCCGTCATCAACGGCCTGCGCACCGGCCAGGTCGAGGCCGTCGTCATCGACTACCCGGTCGTCCAGGGCTGGCTCAAGGACAAGGCCAACGCCGACGCCTTCCAGGTCGCCGAGCAGGTCAACACCGGTGAGCAGTACGGCTTCACCGTGAAGAAGGGCAACACCAAGCTGCTCGCCGCCGTCAACAAGGCGATCGCCGACGCCAAGGCCGACGGCACGTACAAGAAGCTGTACGAGCAGTGGATCGGCCCGTACGAGGAGTCCGCCGCCTCGCCGTCGCCCACCGCCTCATGA
- a CDS encoding amino acid ABC transporter permease — translation MTDATKAEVQPRKKGLTRSRKRTLSRGAQYVVFVGALIALAVGADWDRLANQFAQGAIAEQMFPDVITLALKNTVLYTVSGFAVGLVLGMVLALMRLSSVGPYRWVAGVYIEIFRGLPALLIFIFIGVAVPLAFPGTEIPGGTYGKVALALGLVAAAYMAETFRAGIQAVPKGQMEAARSLGFSPARAMISIILPQAFRIILPPLTNELVLLFKDSSLVLFLGVTLGERELSKFGRDLASQTANSTPILVAGLCYLLVTIPLGFVVRRMESKAQEAVK, via the coding sequence ATGACCGACGCCACCAAAGCCGAGGTCCAGCCCCGCAAGAAGGGGCTGACACGGAGCCGGAAGCGCACCCTGTCCCGGGGTGCGCAGTACGTCGTCTTCGTCGGCGCCCTGATCGCCCTCGCGGTCGGCGCCGACTGGGACCGGCTGGCCAACCAGTTCGCCCAGGGCGCCATCGCCGAGCAGATGTTCCCCGACGTCATCACCCTGGCGCTGAAGAACACCGTGCTCTACACGGTGTCCGGCTTCGCCGTCGGCCTGGTGCTCGGCATGGTCCTGGCGCTGATGCGGCTGTCGTCCGTCGGCCCCTACCGCTGGGTCGCCGGCGTCTACATCGAGATCTTCCGTGGCCTGCCCGCCCTGCTGATCTTCATCTTCATCGGCGTGGCCGTCCCGCTCGCCTTCCCCGGCACCGAGATCCCCGGCGGCACCTACGGCAAGGTCGCCCTCGCGCTCGGCCTGGTGGCGGCGGCGTACATGGCGGAGACGTTCCGCGCGGGCATCCAGGCGGTGCCCAAGGGGCAGATGGAGGCGGCCCGTTCGCTGGGCTTCTCCCCGGCCCGCGCGATGATCTCGATCATCCTCCCGCAGGCCTTCCGGATCATCCTTCCGCCGCTCACCAACGAACTCGTCCTTCTCTTCAAGGACTCCTCGCTGGTGCTCTTCCTCGGTGTCACGCTGGGGGAGCGGGAGCTGTCCAAGTTCGGCCGCGACCTGGCCAGCCAGACCGCCAACTCCACGCCGATCCTGGTCGCCGGCCTGTGCTACCTGCTGGTCACGATCCCGCTCGGTTTCGTCGTACGCCGTATGGAGTCGAAGGCCCAGGAGGCCGTCAAATGA
- a CDS encoding amino acid ABC transporter ATP-binding protein, translating to MSRPEIEIRDLHKSFGDNHVLRGIDLEIAQGEVVCVIGPSGSGKSTLLRCVNLLEEPTKGQVLVGGTEVTDPDVDIDAVRRRIGMVFQQFNLFPHLTVTENLTLPQRRVLGRDKAQAAKVAAENLERVGLTEKASAYPSSLSGGQQQRVAIARALAMGPEVMLFDEPTSALDPELVGDVLAVMRMLAQEGMTMMVVTHEMTFAREVADRVVFMDGGVIVEDGTPEQVITNPQHERTRHFLSRLLDPAMANVEENNAG from the coding sequence ATGAGCCGACCCGAGATCGAGATCCGCGACCTGCACAAGTCCTTCGGCGACAACCACGTCCTGCGCGGCATCGACCTGGAGATCGCCCAGGGCGAGGTCGTCTGCGTCATCGGCCCCTCCGGCTCCGGCAAGTCGACGCTGCTGCGCTGCGTGAACCTGCTGGAGGAGCCGACCAAGGGCCAGGTCCTCGTCGGCGGCACCGAGGTCACCGACCCCGACGTCGACATCGACGCCGTACGCCGCCGGATCGGCATGGTCTTCCAGCAGTTCAACCTCTTCCCCCACCTCACGGTGACCGAGAACCTCACGCTGCCCCAGCGCCGGGTCCTCGGGCGGGACAAGGCGCAGGCCGCGAAGGTGGCCGCGGAGAACCTGGAACGCGTGGGCCTCACCGAGAAGGCGAGCGCCTACCCGTCGTCCCTCTCCGGCGGCCAGCAGCAGCGCGTCGCCATCGCCCGCGCCCTGGCGATGGGCCCGGAGGTCATGCTCTTCGACGAGCCGACGTCGGCCCTGGACCCGGAACTGGTCGGGGACGTCCTCGCCGTCATGCGCATGCTCGCCCAGGAGGGCATGACGATGATGGTCGTCACGCATGAGATGACCTTCGCCCGCGAGGTGGCGGACAGGGTGGTCTTCATGGACGGGGGAGTGATCGTCGAGGACGGCACCCCGGAGCAGGTGATCACCAACCCGCAGCACGAGCGAACCCGTCATTTCTTGTCGAGGCTCCTCGACCCGGCCATGGCAAACGTAGAGGAGAACAACGCCGGTTAA
- a CDS encoding amidohydrolase family protein, whose protein sequence is MSAVLHVRGRILVGPEEVRDELWVVDGRISYDRPVGAHDVQTVDGWALPGLVDAHCHVGLDQHGAVPQDVAEKQALTDRDAGTLLIRDAGSPSDTRWIDDRDDLPKIIRAGRHIARTRRYIRNYAYEIEPEDLVAYVAQEARRGDGWVKLVGDWIDRDLGDLSACWPREAVEAAIAEAHRLGARVTAHCFAEDSLKDLVEAGIDCIEHATGLTDDLIPLFAARGVAIVPTLVNIATFPKLADGGESRFPRWSDHMRRLHERRYDTVRNAYDAGIPVYVGTDAGGSLAHGLAAAEVEELVTAGIPPLQALSATTWAAREWLGRPGLDEGAPADVVVYGTDPRADVRALAAPRRVVLNGRVVG, encoded by the coding sequence ATGAGCGCCGTGCTGCACGTAAGGGGCCGCATCCTCGTCGGCCCCGAAGAAGTCCGCGACGAACTGTGGGTCGTAGACGGACGCATCTCCTACGACCGCCCCGTGGGCGCCCACGACGTGCAAACGGTGGACGGCTGGGCCCTCCCCGGCCTGGTGGACGCCCATTGCCACGTCGGCCTGGACCAGCACGGCGCGGTCCCCCAGGACGTCGCCGAGAAGCAGGCCCTCACCGACCGCGACGCCGGCACCCTCCTCATCCGCGATGCCGGCTCCCCCTCGGACACCCGCTGGATCGACGACCGCGACGACCTGCCGAAGATCATCCGGGCCGGCCGCCACATCGCCCGCACCCGCCGCTACATCCGCAACTACGCCTACGAGATCGAGCCGGAGGACCTGGTTGCCTACGTCGCCCAGGAGGCCCGCCGCGGCGACGGCTGGGTCAAGCTGGTCGGCGACTGGATCGACCGCGACCTCGGCGATCTGTCGGCCTGCTGGCCCAGGGAGGCGGTCGAGGCCGCCATCGCCGAGGCCCACCGCCTGGGCGCCCGCGTGACCGCCCACTGCTTCGCCGAGGACTCCCTGAAGGACCTGGTCGAGGCGGGCATCGACTGCATCGAGCACGCGACCGGCCTCACGGACGACCTGATCCCCCTCTTCGCCGCCCGTGGCGTCGCGATCGTCCCCACCCTGGTCAACATCGCCACGTTCCCCAAGCTGGCCGACGGCGGCGAGTCCAGGTTCCCCCGCTGGTCGGACCACATGCGGCGACTGCACGAGCGCCGCTACGACACCGTTCGCAACGCCTACGACGCCGGGATCCCGGTCTACGTCGGCACGGACGCCGGTGGCTCCCTGGCGCACGGTCTGGCGGCGGCGGAGGTGGAGGAACTGGTCACCGCCGGGATCCCACCGCTTCAGGCCCTGTCGGCGACGACCTGGGCGGCCCGCGAGTGGCTCGGCCGCCCCGGCCTCGACGAGGGGGCCCCGGCCGACGTCGTGGTGTACGGGACGGACCCCCGGGCCGACGTACGGGCACTGGCGGCACCGCGCAGGGTCGTGCTGAACGGTCGAGTCGTCGGCTAG
- a CDS encoding serine hydrolase domain-containing protein, which produces MTRSCGRLRRGAVIAAAVGTLVVPLGGGTALGTSESVPALAGQPSPSPSPSDDFRRLTPEVKRQVDRAVEQVRREANVPGVTVGIWTPDKGSHVRSFGVADKETGRRMTPGLYMRIGSETKTFTVTALLKLVDEGKIGLDDTIGEYVDGVPNGDEITLRQLAGMRSGLFNYSEDQDFFKALTSDPERSFTPQELLDYAFKHPVMFQPGEEFYYSNTNLILLGLVVEQVGGQPVQDYIRENILEPAGMDRTIFPTDAAFPAPHAQGYTNQTADGKVADSTAWNPSWGWAAGAMISTLEDLRTWAPTVATGVLPDGDILISPVTQRQRLDTRSTTIPGAGYGLGIFNVQGWIGHNGSLPGYESLTVYLPSARATLVVVLNTDIGQGDTEPSTLFGDAITKIVSPQHVFNLPAQPAAR; this is translated from the coding sequence ATGACGCGCTCGTGCGGACGACTGCGCAGGGGGGCCGTGATCGCCGCGGCTGTGGGGACGCTCGTGGTACCGCTGGGCGGCGGAACCGCCCTGGGGACATCCGAGTCCGTCCCCGCCCTCGCCGGACAGCCCTCGCCCTCCCCGTCGCCCTCGGACGACTTCCGCAGGCTCACCCCCGAGGTGAAACGGCAGGTCGACAGGGCCGTCGAGCAGGTCAGGCGCGAGGCGAACGTGCCCGGCGTGACCGTGGGGATATGGACCCCCGACAAGGGCAGCCACGTGCGGTCCTTCGGCGTCGCCGACAAGGAGACCGGCCGGCGGATGACGCCGGGCCTGTACATGCGGATCGGCAGCGAGACCAAGACGTTCACCGTGACCGCGCTGCTGAAGCTGGTCGACGAGGGGAAGATCGGCCTCGACGACACCATCGGCGAGTACGTCGACGGCGTGCCCAACGGCGACGAGATCACCCTGCGCCAGCTGGCCGGGATGCGCAGCGGCCTCTTCAACTACTCCGAGGACCAGGACTTCTTCAAGGCGTTGACGTCCGATCCCGAGCGGTCGTTCACCCCGCAGGAGCTGCTCGACTACGCCTTCAAGCACCCGGTGATGTTCCAGCCCGGCGAGGAGTTCTACTACTCCAACACCAACCTGATCCTGCTCGGTCTGGTCGTCGAGCAGGTCGGCGGTCAGCCGGTGCAGGACTACATCCGGGAGAACATCCTGGAACCGGCCGGTATGGACCGCACGATCTTCCCGACCGACGCGGCGTTCCCCGCCCCGCACGCCCAGGGGTACACGAACCAGACCGCGGACGGGAAGGTCGCCGACTCCACCGCCTGGAACCCCTCCTGGGGCTGGGCGGCCGGCGCGATGATCTCCACGCTCGAGGACCTGCGCACCTGGGCGCCCACCGTCGCCACCGGCGTCCTGCCCGACGGCGACATCCTGATCAGCCCCGTCACCCAGAGGCAGCGGCTCGACACGCGCTCCACCACGATCCCGGGCGCCGGGTACGGCCTCGGCATCTTCAACGTCCAGGGCTGGATCGGGCACAACGGCTCGCTGCCCGGCTACGAGTCCCTGACCGTCTACCTGCCGTCGGCCCGCGCCACCCTCGTCGTGGTGCTCAACACGGACATCGGCCAGGGCGACACGGAACCCAGCACGCTGTTCGGCGACGCGATCACGAAGATCGTGAGCCCACAGCACGTCTTCAATCTGCCGGCGCAGCCCGCGGCACGCTGA
- a CDS encoding SCO1860 family LAETG-anchored protein: MNSNNFRMPARRSIAVAAAAVLAAGPAVLAGAGSAYATDDQGRASALVLRTGLDVSLLNKTVNVPLAVTLNEVQAPQSAEKTALTAQLDGVDGGEPFSVLRADVAQAKATVTDEKAEGSTRLANARLHVPGLPLLSLIEVETVTSTATCAAGKTPVAESNVAGAVTVLGKKVTLTAGGATNVTVPGVGEVRLDLSKRETTSRTAAATALELTVSVNPLKLNVAEVQGSVTLAKATCEAPPAPSEPQGEPAAPSADTGTDPVSDVKPQGAPAEADLAETGGNAMTPYIAGGALALLVAGGGAVALARRNRS, from the coding sequence TTGAACAGCAACAACTTCCGTATGCCCGCACGTCGTTCGATCGCCGTCGCGGCGGCCGCCGTCCTCGCCGCCGGTCCCGCGGTCCTGGCCGGCGCGGGCTCCGCGTACGCGACGGACGACCAGGGTCGCGCGAGCGCGCTCGTCCTGCGCACCGGACTGGACGTCTCTCTGCTCAACAAGACCGTCAACGTCCCGCTCGCGGTCACCCTCAACGAGGTGCAGGCACCCCAGAGTGCCGAGAAGACCGCGCTCACCGCACAGTTGGACGGCGTCGACGGTGGAGAGCCGTTCAGCGTGCTGCGCGCCGACGTGGCGCAGGCGAAGGCGACCGTGACCGACGAGAAGGCGGAGGGCAGCACGCGGCTGGCCAACGCCCGGCTGCACGTGCCCGGTCTGCCGCTGCTGTCGCTCATCGAGGTCGAGACCGTCACCTCGACCGCGACCTGCGCCGCGGGGAAGACGCCGGTCGCCGAGTCGAACGTGGCCGGCGCGGTCACGGTGCTCGGCAAGAAGGTGACGCTCACCGCCGGTGGCGCGACGAACGTGACGGTGCCCGGCGTGGGCGAGGTACGCCTGGACCTGTCGAAGCGGGAGACGACCTCCCGCACGGCAGCCGCCACCGCCCTCGAACTGACCGTCTCCGTCAATCCGTTGAAGCTGAACGTGGCCGAAGTGCAGGGCAGCGTGACCCTGGCGAAGGCCACCTGCGAGGCGCCCCCGGCGCCCAGCGAGCCGCAGGGCGAGCCCGCCGCCCCGAGCGCCGACACCGGCACCGACCCCGTCTCCGACGTCAAGCCCCAGGGCGCCCCCGCCGAGGCGGACCTCGCGGAAACCGGAGGCAACGCGATGACGCCGTACATCGCGGGCGGCGCCCTCGCGCTGCTCGTGGCCGGCGGGGGAGCGGTCGCCCTGGCCCGCCGTAACCGGAGCTGA
- a CDS encoding ABC transporter permease subunit produces the protein MLPGLAYFLLFHYGALVGNVIALKEYVPFDGLWGSPWVGLANFQRMFEDGAFWASVLNTLWIAVLQLVFYFPVPLALALLLHSLTWSSIRRFVQSVAYLPHFISWVIVVALFQQVLGDTGLLNSALSGAGLHTVDIIGNPDAFRPLVVAQVIWKDAGWGTIIFLAALSQVDEQQYEAAAIDGAGPWRRLWHITLPAIRPVVVLLLIMRLGDILSVGFEQMLLQRDAVGPEAAEIIDTFVYYQGIVGGDYGFAAAAGLFKGVIGALLVYAANKVAHRLGEQGVYK, from the coding sequence CTGCTCCCCGGCCTCGCCTACTTCCTGCTGTTCCACTACGGCGCACTGGTCGGCAACGTCATCGCGTTGAAGGAGTACGTCCCCTTCGACGGCCTCTGGGGCAGCCCCTGGGTGGGCCTCGCCAACTTCCAGCGCATGTTCGAGGACGGCGCGTTCTGGGCGTCCGTCCTCAACACCCTCTGGATCGCCGTCCTGCAACTGGTCTTCTACTTCCCGGTGCCGCTCGCCCTGGCCCTGCTGCTGCACAGCCTCACCTGGAGTTCGATACGCCGCTTCGTGCAGTCGGTGGCGTATCTGCCGCACTTCATCTCATGGGTGATCGTGGTGGCGCTGTTCCAGCAGGTCCTCGGCGACACCGGACTGCTCAACAGCGCGCTGAGCGGCGCCGGCCTGCACACCGTCGACATCATCGGCAACCCCGACGCCTTCAGGCCGCTCGTCGTCGCCCAGGTCATCTGGAAGGACGCAGGCTGGGGCACGATCATCTTCCTGGCCGCGCTGTCCCAGGTCGACGAGCAGCAGTACGAGGCGGCCGCCATCGACGGCGCGGGCCCCTGGCGGCGCTTGTGGCACATCACGCTGCCCGCCATCCGCCCGGTGGTCGTGCTGCTGCTGATCATGCGGCTCGGCGACATCCTCTCCGTCGGCTTCGAGCAGATGCTGCTGCAACGCGACGCGGTCGGCCCGGAGGCCGCCGAGATCATCGACACCTTCGTCTACTACCAGGGCATCGTCGGCGGCGACTACGGATTCGCCGCCGCCGCCGGCCTGTTCAAGGGCGTCATCGGCGCCCTCCTCGTCTACGCCGCCAACAAGGTCGCCCACCGCCTCGGCGAACAGGGGGTCTACAAGTGA
- a CDS encoding carbohydrate ABC transporter permease: MSVQVRPGWLEKPRPLTQVGKILALATVVLLVCVPFLVIVSTSLASTDEVVANGGWVLWPTEPSLDAYRDILDGGIVTHALGVSAGVTVVGTLLSLACTVTLAYALSRPGVLGGRPVLLLILFTFLFPPGMIPSFLLVKELGLLDSYASLVLPVLVNVFNLVVLRGFFQGIPEELYEAARLDGAGDWRVLVSVVLPLSKAALAVVGLFYAVAYWNSWFYASLYLESDHWPLQQVLRTYVVAGSGLTDATTGEATITAPQTVQMAVLVIATVPILLVYPFLQKYFTKGVLTGAIKS; encoded by the coding sequence GTGAGTGTCCAGGTCCGCCCCGGCTGGCTGGAGAAGCCCAGGCCGCTCACCCAGGTCGGCAAGATCCTCGCCCTGGCCACGGTCGTGCTGTTGGTGTGCGTGCCGTTCCTGGTGATCGTGTCGACGTCCCTGGCCTCCACCGACGAGGTCGTGGCCAACGGCGGCTGGGTGCTGTGGCCGACCGAGCCCTCCCTGGACGCCTACCGCGACATCCTCGACGGCGGCATCGTCACCCACGCCCTCGGTGTGAGCGCCGGTGTCACCGTCGTGGGCACCCTGCTCAGCCTCGCCTGCACCGTCACCCTCGCCTACGCGCTGTCCCGCCCCGGCGTCCTCGGCGGCAGGCCCGTCCTGCTGCTCATCCTGTTCACGTTCCTCTTCCCGCCCGGCATGATCCCCAGCTTTCTGCTGGTCAAGGAGCTCGGCCTGCTCGACTCCTACGCCTCCCTGGTCCTGCCCGTCCTGGTGAACGTGTTCAACCTGGTCGTCCTGCGCGGCTTCTTCCAGGGCATCCCCGAGGAGCTGTACGAGGCCGCACGCCTGGACGGGGCGGGCGACTGGCGGGTGCTGGTCTCCGTGGTGCTGCCGCTGTCCAAGGCCGCGCTGGCCGTCGTCGGCCTCTTCTACGCGGTCGCGTACTGGAACTCCTGGTTCTACGCCTCGCTGTACCTGGAGAGCGACCACTGGCCCCTGCAGCAGGTGCTGCGCACCTACGTGGTGGCCGGGTCCGGACTCACCGACGCAACCACCGGCGAGGCCACCATCACCGCACCGCAGACCGTGCAGATGGCGGTGCTGGTGATCGCCACCGTGCCGATCCTGCTCGTCTATCCCTTCCTGCAGAAGTACTTCACCAAGGGCGTGCTCACCGGCGCCATCAAGAGCTGA